From a region of the Babylonia areolata isolate BAREFJ2019XMU chromosome 21, ASM4173473v1, whole genome shotgun sequence genome:
- the LOC143295866 gene encoding kelch-like protein 13: MRRGQKRKLHSKMAEGQEMGVVNGDVHRMDERPEHGMKILQGLSKLKTDHVLCDVTLIAEGNRFAAHRVILASCSDYFRSMFTSGMRESNQKEIELKGITAKGLEKTLEVIYTSTTTLDGDDIFDVIAAATHLQVTPVIEFCERNFLSGMTTSNFYDFINTAKLYSMNNALKQIDVFIAKNLMHIAKEGTLHLLTYDQMWNCLNSEKLCLREIDIFHITWEWLRQDTGMGEHAPALMRLIRFPLISPADLVHHVQRVDLMMSNPELRQMVLAALNYHVVPHSQPLLTLPSTRLRSYLTRLVSVGGREIHPYPCLHDEILVFDAKITSNSLLNRQEIAALPSALSHMQVLVFNNFLYVLGGCTTQCAHGESAVNSVLRYDPRFDSWFQVCPMMNKRAYFFAGALNDKIYAVGGKFKDGSLATAECYDPASNTWDLIASMPMSYHAHAGAVYGNYIYISGGYSGNHFTPDMQRYDPITNQWEDMAAMLTPRGWHVMCATHDKLFVFGGCNLNVNQQAQPEMQSECYDPSTDQWTIIAPLSVSHKEASCVVYNDNIYVLGGYNVQTKTGQKLVSKYDIYTGIWETVGALPRSLTGVGYCTFKLPCYNPDDKD, encoded by the exons ATGCGTAGAGGACAAAAGCGGAAACTGCACAGCAAGATGGCAGAAGGGCAGGAAATGGGTGTGGTGAACGGTGATGTCCATCGTATGGACGAACGACCGGAGCATGGCATGAAGATCTTACAAGGGCTTAGCAAACTTAAAACGGATCATGTTTTATGTGACGTCACGCTTATTGCTGAag GGAATCGGTTTGCAGCACATCGGGTCATCCTGGCTTCTTGCTCTGACTACTTCCGCTCCATGTTCACAAGCGGGATGCGGGAGAGCAACCAGAAGGAGATAGAGCTGAAGGGGATCACAGCAAAAGGCCTGGAGAAGACCCTGGAGGTGAtctacacctccaccaccaccctggaCGGAGACGACATCTTTGACGTCATCGCTGCCGCCACCCACCTGCAGGTCACGCCCGTCATTGAGTTCTGCGAGCGCAACTTCCTCAGCGGCATGACCACCTCCAACTTCTATGACTTCATCAACACGGCCAAGCTGTACAGCATGAACAACGCCCTCAAGCAGATTGACGTGTTCATCGCCAAGAACCTCATGCACATCGCCAAAGAAG GCACGTTACACCTGCTGACGTACGACCAGATGTGGAACTGCCTGAACAGCGAGAAGCTGTGCCTGCGGGAGATCGACATCTTCCACATCACGTGGGAGTGGCTGCGGCAGGACACGGGCATGGGGGAGCACGCCCCGGCCCTCATGCGCCTGATCCGCTTCCCCCTGATCAGCCCTGCGGACCTGGTGCACCACGTGCAGCGCGTGGACCTCATGATGTCCAACCCCGAGCTGCGGCAGATGGTGCTGGCCGCCCTCAATTACCACGTCGTGCCCCACTCCCagcccctcctcaccctcccctccacccgcctCCGCTCCTACCTCACCCGTCTGGTCAGCGTGGGCGGGCGGGagatccacccctacccctgtcTTCACGACGAGATCCTGGTGTTTGACGCCAAGATCACCTCCAACAGCTTGCTGAACCGCCAGGAGATCGCCGCCCTGCCCTCTGCACTCAGCCACATGCAGGTGCTGGTCTTCAACAACTTCCTGTACGTGCTTGGCGGGTGCACCACCCAGTGTGCCCATGGCGAGTCCGCCGTGAACTCTGTGCTGCGCTACGACCCCCGCTTTGACAGTTGGTTCCAGGTGTGCCCCATGATGAACAAGCGGGCGTATTTCTTCGCCGGTGCCCTCAACGACAAGATCTACGCGGTGGGGGGCAAGTTCAAGGATGGCAGCCTGGCCACGGCAGAGTGCTACGACCCAGCCTCCAACACGTGGGACCTGATTGCGTCTATGCCCATGTCCTATCACGCCCACGCCGGGGCCGTGTACGGCAACTACATCTACATCTCCGGAGGCTACAGCGGCAACCACTTCACGCCAGACATGCAGCGCTACGACCCAATCACTAACCAGTGGGAGGACATGGCTGCCATGCTGACGCCACGCGGATGGCATGTCATGTGCGCCACGCACGACaaactttttgtttttgggggctGCAATCTCAACGTCAACCAGCAGGCGCAGCCAGAGATGCAGTCGGAGTGCTATGACCCCTCCACGGACCAGTGGACCATCATTGCTCCTCTGTCGGTGTCACACAAAGAGGCGTCGTGCGTGGTGTACAATGACAATATCTACGTGCTGGGTGGCTACAATGTGCAGACCAAAACAGGACAGAAGCTGGTCTCCAAGTATGACATTTACACCGGCATCTGGGAGACGGTGGGGGCCTTGCCTCGCAGTCTGACTGGAGTGGGTTACTGCACATTCAAGTTGCCCTGTTACAACCCCGATGATAAAGATTGA